In Cryptomeria japonica chromosome 1, Sugi_1.0, whole genome shotgun sequence, the sequence aattagcagtaaaatgtcgatacgacgctctcctgcaaatttgagcaaaagttgtcgggacgatggcgcccggcgccacggtcctccgaaaaatccgcgaaacgaagggggatctgttcgtctctgcacaaggattctagatcttcaatttcagtcgcgtacctgcaacctacacacagaaaagtgaagacgattggggggttagggattaggggtttgcctttaggtcaaaccccagttttggaattaaccaagaaatgagaaatgctgtaaatgtaaaatgtctgtaatgtaaaacaagtactaataccttgttgtaaggatgtttgtatccttatgtgcgaaggtatagatgttgttgtttgttgtatgttgtaatatgtagcatgtagtaagtgatctcctcttcaatggttgaatccttgttttgaatgcaacacttagccttgaatggagacttagaaagaatgcttgaatgcttgaatgcttgaatgtttgagtatagtttccatgctttgtacacatatgtccttctcatccATGTATATcgaatgagagagaaaaatgtagtttatatacttgccaattagggctgatagactgattttcctgaccttaggccgaccaggaaagttaatttccaatttgcaaacaaaaagacccgaagtccaaaagagaccgggcccaaaataggacccagggactagggcactgggtgccatggtcctgggggaccagggcgctgggcgctctggtcccacctcccgggacagcagggtgcaaggaggttcaggccagggtacttgaaaaatgcagtttttggtgtcataatcaggtttcggggtctccattcaagttgcgtgttgcgtcgccatcgtgaagaccgaaatgcagtcgaaattgcaagtgtcgcaattttaggacgctacaggatgAATATTATATCTTGGAACGTGAGGGGTCTTGAGTCCCCGGACAAAAAATACATTGCTAAACGTTTTATGGACACAATTATTAACAAAGATTTCATTATGCTTCAAGAACTTAAAGCTATTGACTTTATGTTAGATGTAAGTTTGGACTTAATATGGAAGGATTCCATTAAAATATGCTCTGCCCACTCTAAAGGAAAAGGAGGTACGACGTTGTTAATCAACCCGAAATGGTCCAAGCATATTATTGGTACAGGTAGACCCCCATGCAATGGTGCTGTGTGGGCATCTATCTGTAGCAATAATATGACATTTGGAATCTGCTCTGTTTACGCTCCTAATGATCCTTTGGAAAGAGCTACCCTGTGGCTTTGGATAGACTCCCTGCCAGACATCCCATGGATCTTGGGGggtgactttaacatgattgaatcGCAAAAAGATAAATATGGTGGCAGACCTTTCAATTGGAAACCAGCAGAGATGGTTCCTTGGAATAATATGATACAAAGAAAAAAACTCTTTGACCCCCTCAAGAACAATGATAATACAGATCCTAATCTGAGATTCACTTGGTGTAACTTTCAGCAGGGACATTCCAGAATatatgctagattagatagatTTTACACCCACTCAAATAGCTTTGCCTTCATGCCTGATGATCTCGGTAATGTTGTTTCTATGCATCCTACTGCCTTGTCTGACCATCACCCCATCTCTGCCTGTATCAAACTTTCGAATGCTCATCATGCCCCTCGATCAGGAGGATCCAGATATATCCTCAACACCTCTCTTCTGGCTGATAATGATATCCTGGCTGCTATTCATCTTATCAGTACATTCAATAAGAATAGTTTTCCTTCCCTTTCCTGCCGAGACAGATGGCATAAAAACTTACTTGCCTAGAAATCTTTACTCCAAACTCTTGGACAAAAGAAAGCAAAAGACTTCAGACTCCTTGAGAAATCTCTTTCTGATAAGCTAAAATCTGTGGAAACTCTTATTCAGAACAACCCGTCAAACCACAGTTTGGTCCCTATGATCTCCGTTGCTAGAAACAATCTTCGGttgcatcaacaaaaacttgtTGATGGTGCCAAGATTAGGAGCAGGGCTCACTGGCTACAACATGGTGACAAAGGCTCAAAATTCTTCTTTAATTATCTTAAACAAAAGCATACCAATGAGAATATAACTAGCATTTTGGTTGATAACAGGGAGATCACAGACCCTATTGAGATCAAGAAAGCCTTTGCTAATTATTATTGTAAACTTTTTACCTCTGAGGATAACAGTGTGTCCTCGGAGCTAAGAAACAAGATTAGTACCATTATACCTAAAAAGATAAACCAAACAGATTATGACTCTCTGGGGGAGAAATTAACTATACAGGAGATTATTAATGctatcaactctcttaaaaagGATAAAACCCCGGGACCTGATGGTATCCCGGCTGAATTTTATCAAGCCAATGTTAACTGGATTAGCTCTGACCTCCTGGACCTTTATAACGAGGCCTATGAGGAAGGTACTCTGGGTAACATGATTAATAGAGGTATAATAAAATTAATACCTAAAGAGGGAGACAAAACTATTATCAAAAACTGGAGGCCAATCACTCTCTTAAATGTATCTTATAAAATACTTGCTAAAATCTTGGCTCGCAGACTGGAAACCATTCTGCCTAAATTTGTTAGCTCTACCCAGACAGGATTTATTAAAGGAAGATATATCCTGGAAAACCTTATAACCAGTTGGGAAGCTATGAACTGGGCGAAGTCTTCCAATCAGGATGCTGTGATACTTCTCCTAGATTTCGAGAAAGCGTATGATAGAATAGAATGGAGCTTTATTGACATTATGCTTATGGCTTTTGGTTTCCCTATCCTATTCTGCAATTTTATCAAGATTCTACTAAAAGATGCTATGGCTCAAATTGATATAAATGGGTCTCTCTCTGATCCCTTCTCCTTGACCAGATCTATAAGACAGGGCTGTCCACTTGCCCCTGCTCTCTTTGTGATTGCCTCTGAAGCTTTATCTTTCATCATCACTGACAATACTCTCTCCCCGGCTGTCAAAGGTATCACATTGCCCAACAATGAAGAACTGAACATATGTCAATTCGCTGATGATACCAGTTTATTTGTTAAATTGGAAGATTTAAACTTTTGTCACCTTAATAAAAAACTTGATCTCTTCTGCTCAATCTTCGGAGCTAAACTGTCTCAGGCCAAGTGTATCTGTCTTGGCTGGGTCGAACATCCTTCGGATTGGTTTATGCAATATGGTTTTCTGTGGGGAGGCCCCAACAATATAGTCCGTTACCTGGGTATCCCCTTTGCTGTTGAACCTTCGCTTAAGGACATGTGGCTCTGGATCAagtcaaaaatcacaaaaaaactcAATAGCTGGTACAACAAAACTCTGTCGCTCACTGGTAGACTCCAAGTTTGTCAAAAAATTCTATCATCTTATAACATTTACTATGCCTCGGCATGGATGTTTAACAATTACCAAATTGTGGAAATTTAGAAGGCCATTAGGaacttcctatggtctgatggtaAAGGCAACAAAAAACTTCACGCGGTAAAATGGGATTGGTGCAGAACTGATAAAAATTTTGGGGGATTAGGTCTGAAGGACCTCAAACTCCAAGGCATCGCTCTGGCCACCAAATGGGTCTCTCACTGTGTTGATGGTGAAGAACCATGGAAGGTGCTTATCCGAAACAATATTTTAAGAGGCTACCCCAAGAAGGctaaatcttggaaaaatctccCATTTGCTGATATTTTATTCGGTAAATTTACCTCTATTGTACATGGATCTGCTGTTTTTAAAACCATATGGAAAGCTTGGGAGGATTCGAGACATTATATTACGGATAACCTCTTCTACACAGGTAACCTTCTTCATGGTGAGAGGTCCATCTGGTGGAATCTGTTTCTCCAGGGGAAGCCGCTTGCCCTGACTCAAGGATGCTTGGCTAAAATTTGGAATAGATTAGGTATTTCCACCTTCATCGATTTATTTGAGAATGACTGTCTGATTAAGTGGGATGAATTAAGAATCAAGTACAATCTTCCTGCTGCTCATAAAAAAACATATAACATGATTACTAGAGCTTGCACCAATATACCTTCAATATGTCTCATAGACTCGCATAGATTTATAAACAGTAAATGGCCAGATGGAACTGTGCTGTGTAAAACAAAAGCTAAAAATGTGTACAATACCATGAATAACAATCAGGAGATTATTAAGCATGTCAATACTTGCTGGTATACCTCACTGGATACGAAGCAATGGAATAAATTTTTTAATCGAAACTGGAAATCCTACATTGATCCCAAGAtcaaatgttttaaatggcttattTTGATCAATAGGCTTCCTATCAGCAGTTACTTGGTCCCTAATGATCTCTGTAAGCTTTGTAACAGACAGGAATCTTACaggcatattttctttgaatgtaaaTTTGCTCAGAAGGTGTGGGCTCTGTGTGGAGTAACTTATCCCAAGTACATTGATATTTTAGAAATACTGACTGGATATATTCATGGTCTCAAAAATGATTCTAATATTTTATGGTTTATTATCTCGTCTAACATCTTGTGGCAATTATGGAAGTGCAGGAATGAAGAAAGGTTTCAAGGCGTGCATAGATCTCTTACTGAGTTATTCTTAAAACTCACCCTTTTGAAAATTTCTTCGCAGGTCTGTATCACTATGATGATCGAGAAGGAGAAATTGAGCAGATTCCTCAAGATGGGTCACTCCGCTATGTTCATTTTTGAAATGAAAGACGGTTACAACTATCGTAACCACATGAACAATATGGTCCTATTCAACAAAACGGTGAAAAAACTACACAAAGAAATCATCAAGAATAAGAATGCGACCGATGATCAGATAAAAATGATAGCCCAAATTCAAGCCAACAAAAGCATCGCTTGGATGGAAGGTCTGCTTGGATGGACCGCTTGGATGGAACAATATGAAGACCTGTTACATTAAACCTTTGTATATGTTAATTATCATTTTGTAATACTGTCTCTGTATGGTGTATTGATGTAACTTTTGCTTAGCATACTCGGTTTTTGTTTTCTCTCCGTGTGAGGCATGCCTCTGGAGTTGAAAAACTTGAGATTCCTTTTCGTACTGTAATTTCTGTTGATAACTCTATAATCAATATAAAAAATTCTTCTGTAtattttcaataataaaaaaatacaacattattattataaaataagtaataataatgttagttttaaaattagggttagagttaggtatATAATTAAAGACAAGGTTGGGGTAATAATTATTGTGAGGGGAggagttagggttagaatttgaGTTAGGGATAGGGATAAAATTATTATTGATGTTagaattttatataaaattatcaAAGATATATATACTTAATTCAGAATTAGATTTAGTGTTAAATTTTCATAATGTATTAAAGTTATATATGCTAATGTTACaaatttaatgttatatttttatatagattgttatgatttcttttTGGTATGTTAAAAGGCTAATGATTACCTTAGTGCTTACATTAGCATTTCCAATTAGATATGAAAaagtttaaaaattatataattaatatatatgtaaaaaataaaagaaataatttaaataaaatatattaagaaataaaaatataataaaactaaatatattaaaaatttactaaaagtataattaaaatttattaagtaaaatataattaaaatatattaaaaaataataaaatattatataaataaaatatattaacagATAAAATAAATAGATTTGGAAGAGATAGTTACATATAGATGGAGAAATAAAGCTATtcaaataaacttttatttataaaTCAAAAGTAAATAAACTTTCATTTataaaattaattcaattataaaatttattcattttgaaCTAAAATAAACTTCATAATAAGTATAATAATAAACTTTATAAATAAGTATAGCATTATTATTATAATAAGTACAATTAAACAAATTctcattataaatataaaataagtaataataaagttatatttttaattatatatataataaaattaatttataattattactaAAAAATTGTAAAGTTTATTGGATTAGAAATGGTGTTAGTGTGAGAGTTATGGTTTGGTTAGAGTTattattcaaaaattcaaaagtgAATAAACTTTCACTTATAAAGTTTATTCAATTATAAAATTTATTCACTTCTGAATAAATTTGATAGGTGAAACTTTATTCACTTTGAATTAAAATAATCTTTAATAAGTATCACATTTTATACTTATAATAAGTATAACACTATTTTGCAATTCTTAAATCTGATTGGTCAGCTAAAAAAAATGACCTAGGTGAATGCATAAATATCCCGCCTTAAAGATATAATAGTGTAGGGATAAAGATATAATAACAGGTATAATAATGGACATTTTAAGACATTTCCTTAAGATAGATCTATAATTTGACATTATAGAAaaagttttaaattattttttataattgtaaattttgatttctatttaaagtaatttttttttataaaataatgttAAATCAATAGACATAAAGGCAAATACTTGCTTGATGCAAGGTAACTTAAATGATCAAAATTCATTGATTTTGTCACTTTGGTGATTTTGTCACTTTGGTGATTtaattattttctatttctatttgtaTAATAAACATGTAAATTTGATGACTTTTTTATTCTTATtactataatttatatataatcttTTTAGTTCCTTTCACTTTTTTTTATTAactcaaaataatattacaaaaatgtcaaaatttctTTCACTTTTCACTTtccattttataattttatttgattatctttgccttctaaatttaatttttaatatatgacctaatttattgaaaaaaattaccTAAAGTTAGAGAGATTAAAAGTTTGTGATGATATCCAATAGTGGATATGGTGTACCACATAATGAAAATTATAGTCTTAACAATTATATTACCttttagagaaaaaaaaattagGCAATATTAGGCACGTATGAGTGTCGCCTCACTCAGCACTTCCACGTGGCATCACTCGTTTTAATCTACAGTCCGGATGTACAAATTTTCCACGATAGTGGAGAATGAGGCGGAAAGGCATCTCCTTTCGTCCCATCAAGGAGTAGGTTGTACAGGGGGGCAAGTTAAACGCTAAAGCCATTCTGTCACATCacgataattttttatattatttgtcTGATCTAATATATCATTGGATGAATTGGTTATTAAATTTCTAACCATTTTTAATTATGACAGTTATTAATTGTATATAAAAATTGTGGTTTTTTTCgttcacaatttttttttctatgccTGCAGAAATTCGTATTCACCAATCACAGCataaagaaattattttttaaagaaattattttaaaCTCTGATTGTTTAGCAAGGACAATGACTAATAGCTATTTAAGAACATGATGAATGCATAAGTATTCCTGCCATGGGCAGGaactaataaaaatattataattatattaaaaaaattattaattttaagaTGTATTTGTAGATGAAAATAAATCTATAAATCTTTCTCATGCATTGATATTATAGATGTGTGAAGTCAATATTTCAAGGTGGTGAGAGTTCAATGAATCATACAATGAATGAGATATAGATTGATCAGATTgtttcaaatttaaagaaaaaatttaattgaaatagtttCATATATGTAAATAACATATACTATGATGATTACagattcatgattttttttgttgACAGTCAAAACTAAACTTCCAGCAATGAATATTGTCAAATCTAATCTCACATCATGATTGTTTGAAAAAGTTATCCCAACTTGTCCTATCATCCCACTCTAACCCAGCCAAGTTAACTGTCCACTCTCGTGTTCTGACATGTGAGGCCAACTATTAACAATGATACTCCTGATATGATATCCTAGAAATCATGAAAACTCATTCAATCTAATCCACATGATGATTTGAAAAAGTTATCTCAACCATCACACTCTAACCCAACCACGTGTGTTGATATCACAGACGTGAGATTTGAACGACCGGCTAAACGTGACTGAGACGGAGACTGATCGAAGTGTCTCAAAACGCTCTGTGCCAAATGACTTTAGTTTCATTTTCGTTGAAGTTGAAAGGATATGTACAATAATACGATGTAGGTATCTTCCCTGCTGGAATACTTGAGAGGTTTGAGCTGGAAAATATTAAGGCAAGGCACCTTATCCAAAAATGTTATGTTTGTAAAAGTActtaaaatgaaaaaatattactCAAGTTCATCAAAAACCTATGTGCTATTGAAATAAGGGGCTTGAAGAAGTTTATTTAAAGCTGCTAAAAGGAAATTTTGTGAAGTAATTCCTTGCATTCTTTGAGAGAGAGTCTTATATGTTAGCCTCGTTTAGAGAGAATTCTAGACGCTAGGAAAACATGCAGATTGCTTACCGTGCAAAATATCCTGTATCCGTCTGTGCTGTGCTCTTCTTATCCATTGTTTGCAATGCACAGTTAACGTTTAACGATGTTCATCTCTATATCTGTAGCACCAAGAACTATACAAGCACTAAATTGGAGAGTAATCTGAACTCAGTTCTTAATAATCTTGTAAGcaatacatcatcatcatcaaatggtTTCAACACCTCTGTCTATGGCCGAACTCCAGACAAAGTTTATGGTCTTCTCCAATGCTGGGGAGACGCAACAGTGGCGGAATGCTTCAACTGTTCCAACTTGGCAAGAACCAGTGTTCGCCAGGAATGTAGAAATGCCATAGGCGCTAGAGCTTGGCTGCCCAGGTGCTTCATACGCTACGACAATTACGACTTCATCGGAATACTTGATACCGAGATGAAGCTTGCTTACAATGGAAAAAAGGTCACAGTTGACCCTGATGGGTTTAGTACGGCGGTTTGGGGGTTTCTCACAAAGCTGTCAATTGAAGCCGTTGGATCTCCTCGTCGCTATTCTTCTGGATCGATAACTACCTCTACATTTCAGCAGATATACGGTCTGGTTCAATGTTGGAGCGATTTAACTTCTGTTAGAGACTGCAAAACATGCTTAAAAAATGCAATTGGTGAGTTGTTAAATGTGACGGGAGATGGAACTCATATTGGAGGTGAGGTCGCCTTCGGAAGTTGCGTTGCTCGTTACGACACGTACACCTTCTTCGATCCTGCCTCTGCACCGTCACAGCCtcccttccaattgctttctcccCCATCACCTCTAAAACCAAGTAATATAATTGTGTCTTGATGTCTTTTAAATAACCAGAATAGGGCTTTATCTAGGGTTTTACTTGACTGAGCAATTGAATTGATCTGCTGTGCAGAATTTTTTTCAAACAAAATAGATATAGTTCTGGGTACTCTCGGCGGCTTCTTGGTGATGTTATTGCTATGCCTGTTTGCAGTCAGAAGAAAGTTCAAATCTGCGGTATTATGGAAGCCACCCTTCTTAAGGAAAGCTATTTATGAGGTgaaattttattgaatttttcattatataatttttttatctaCAAAATTCCTCGACAATAAGCGTTTTGGGACAGAATCGAGAGTTTTTTCTCTTCACTGTCCTCAAATTCTGGTCAGATAATAAATCTTTTAGTTAAAAGTTAGATACAAAATTTTAATATTAGCCATGCATTATTTAGCAGAGAATCCAGATACAGATGTGTTCTCAGCGATCGGCGAGGAACATGTAATGATGTTCAAGTTGGAAAATATCAAGGCAGCAACTAGAGATTTCCATGATGATAACAAGCTTGGAGAAGGGGGATTTGGCTCTGTATACAAGGTAACATAAACCTAAAAAGCCAGGTTTTCAGAGTATAAAAGTTAGTGAATAAGTTAAGCCATACAAAGTGGATGTTTTAATCTTATTTTAATCTTAATCACTGATCTGTCCACAAAATACTTTTCTATACTTGTTTTGAATATAATTGCTCAGATATGTACTCAATTGGAACCCACTATAACAAGTTTGAAGTAGTATTTTCCTCAATTTGGAATTCAGAACTGTATTATATGTAATGCGAAGTTTAAggtttatgtttttaattttatttcaggGAACAATGCTAGATGGAAAACAAATAGCAGTAAAGAAGCTTTCTTTAAAATCTTTGCAAGGGAAAAATGAGTTTCTAAATGAGGTTAAATTGGTGGCCAAAATTCAGCATCGAAATCTTGGGAAATTACTTGGATGTTGCACAGAGCAATTAGAACGATTGCTGGTTTATGAGTTCTTGGTTAACAAGAGTCTTGACAAGATACTATTTCGTGAGTTTATTCTAAATAATATAAATGTGAAAGTGGTATACTGTTTGTTCTTCTTTAGGATAAGCAAGTGAAAGTCGTAAGATAATAATTTTGATTGATGGGTATATAGATCCAGAGAGAAGAAAAGAGCTTGACTGGCCAAAGCGTTTGAACATCATATGTGGAATAGCTCGTGGGCTTCTATACTTGCATGAAGATTCTCACCTACGAATCATCCATCGTGATATCAAAGCAAGCAATATTCTTCTTGATgagaaaatggagccaaaaatatCAGATTTTGGCTTAGCAAGACTGATTGGTCAAGATGAGAGTCATGTTGAGACAAGGGTTGCAGGAACATAGTAAGAATCTAACCATTAATGCATCACATAGATTTACGTATCAATCATATAAATCTATAATGTTTTGAAGCTTCAAAAATGCGGTGACTTGCTGGGTGAATTGTAAACTCCTAGGTTAGATTTTcagatttataatattttatttgtattaAATTCTTTTAGTCTATCTCaagataattttaatatatttcatACAAAAGTTATGAACATAGAAATTTTTTTAAACATTTCTTAGAAGTAAGAAATAATAAACGTAATTTGAGGCTTTGATCTTTTCATCTTTAGTACTTTCATTCTCTATCTAACaatatatattttaatgtttatgtgcAGTGGTTATATGGCACCAGAGTATGCTATGCAGGGTCAATTATCTACTAAAGCTGATGTGTATAGTTTTGGTGTTGTCATTTTAGAAATCATATTTGGAAGAAAGAATACTGATAAAAGATTATTTCCTGAATTTCAAAGCTTGATAGATTGGGTAAGACAAAAGTAAGATAATATAGTTTGATTTCTAAAGTTATTTACTTGTTGTACTTAAAGGCTATTCATTTTATGGTACAATAATTAATACTAATTTTATAAAATCATTCATATCAAAAAAATTGTAAATGATTACCATATTTTTACTAGCCAAAATTTACCTTCAATTATTCAATGAAATACTATTTATGAATAACTATATATCTTACAAATATGAATATGTTTCTTTCTTACACAGGTATGGAGATCTTACCATGAAGGAAATATAGTGAATGTGATTGATAGAGAAATAgtagagtttttctctaatgagcAAGTTTCAAGATGTATTTATGTAGGTCTTTTATGCTCACAAGCCAATGCATCACTT encodes:
- the LOC131075751 gene encoding cysteine-rich receptor-like protein kinase 43, giving the protein MQIAYRAKYPVSVCAVLFLSIVCNAQLTFNDVHLYICSTKNYTSTKLESNLNSVLNNLVSNTSSSSNGFNTSVYGRTPDKVYGLLQCWGDATVAECFNCSNLARTSVRQECRNAIGARAWLPRCFIRYDNYDFIGILDTEMKLAYNGKKVTVDPDGFSTAVWGFLTKLSIEAVGSPRRYSSGSITTSTFQQIYGLVQCWSDLTSVRDCKTCLKNAIGELLNVTGDGTHIGGEVAFGSCVARYDTYTFFDPASAPSQPPFQLLSPPSPLKPKFFSNKIDIVLGTLGGFLVMLLLCLFAVRRKFKSAVLWKPPFLRKENPDTDVFSAIGEEHVMMFKLENIKAATRDFHDDNKLGEGGFGSVYKGTMLDGKQIAVKKLSLKSLQGKNEFLNEVKLVAKIQHRNLGKLLGCCTEQLERLLVYEFLVNKSLDKILFHPERRKELDWPKRLNIICGIARGLLYLHEDSHLRIIHRDIKASNILLDEKMEPKISDFGLARLIGQDESHVETRVAGTYGYMAPEYAMQGQLSTKADVYSFGVVILEIIFGRKNTDKRLFPEFQSLIDWVWRSYHEGNIVNVIDREIVEFFSNEQVSRCIYVGLLCSQANASLRPPMTTIYAMLSNPSMEKLLDPTNPAYLSLEQNAIPRRSYTSKSMSITTSTTPSTSSTSHLLPPSIINSSITSLDPR